The proteins below are encoded in one region of Zavarzinella sp.:
- the feoB gene encoding ferrous iron transport protein B — translation MKPSLRIALIGNPNTGKSTLFNRLTGLRQHVGNYPGVTVDIHTGKKEFQGQQFEFIDLPGTYSLSARSPDEMLTLDLCTGTLPQQPPPDVVVSIVDAANLDRHLYLTTQLLDIGIPLVLVVNMIDVAEQQQIRIDYQKLAAQLGIPVVPVRADRGEGIDKLLEQLAHLPPAPTTKVDFPPPVVAAIENVLQLGCTSHVHAMRVLFDRGGYAEQRFLAEQPQKQPELATIRENLQTAGFPVPMVEAKTRYHWLKGQLASVIQRPSQRPRTTTDRLDAILTHKLWGTLIFLLVMAIIFQLIFAWSGYFMAPIEQSQEWLSNQVEKVLSPGSFRSLIIDGMINGVGSVLIFLPQICLLFGVIAVLEDCGYMARAAFLMDKLMSRCGLNGKSFIPMLSSVACAVPGIMATRVIENKRDRFATILVAPLMSCSARLPVYTLVIWTFLRDPIWLPGLVLFGAYMIGFVTAPLVALVLKRTLLKGEAPVFIMEMPPYRRPQIGSIVRRMSRAGTAFVVRAGTMIFAAVILIWASLYYPTVNQDGQSYPEQIQVLEEKLELEPENEEFLTNEINRVKAEWREKSYLGRTGKAMEPIFAPLGWDWKTNVAVLSSFPAREVIVGTMGMLYQQGDVDPGDIQDADDPGTTPLSEAIKSEWEADPLRSRYRIPIALGVIVFFALCCQCVSTLAVIRRETKSWFWPTFTFVYMTVLAYVATLVVVQVGKLIIGGG, via the coding sequence ATGAAACCCTCCCTTCGAATCGCCTTGATTGGCAATCCCAACACGGGCAAATCGACGTTGTTCAACCGCCTGACCGGTTTACGTCAGCACGTGGGCAACTATCCCGGGGTTACGGTCGACATTCATACGGGAAAGAAGGAATTTCAGGGACAACAATTCGAATTTATCGATCTGCCAGGCACTTACAGCTTGTCGGCCCGCAGCCCCGATGAGATGCTGACACTCGATCTCTGTACCGGGACTTTGCCACAGCAGCCCCCACCTGATGTGGTGGTTTCGATTGTGGATGCTGCCAATCTCGACCGCCACCTGTACCTGACAACACAACTTCTGGATATCGGTATTCCGCTGGTGCTGGTGGTCAACATGATTGATGTGGCCGAGCAGCAGCAAATCCGCATCGATTATCAGAAACTGGCGGCCCAACTGGGCATTCCGGTGGTGCCTGTGCGTGCGGATCGTGGCGAAGGGATCGACAAACTTCTGGAACAGCTTGCCCACCTGCCTCCTGCACCGACAACAAAAGTGGATTTTCCCCCACCTGTGGTGGCAGCAATTGAGAATGTGCTGCAACTGGGCTGCACCTCCCACGTCCATGCGATGCGGGTTCTGTTCGACCGTGGCGGCTATGCCGAACAGCGTTTTCTGGCAGAACAGCCACAGAAACAGCCAGAATTGGCCACTATTCGCGAAAATCTACAGACTGCGGGTTTCCCCGTGCCCATGGTGGAAGCGAAAACCCGCTACCACTGGCTGAAAGGCCAATTAGCCAGCGTCATCCAGCGACCCAGCCAACGCCCACGCACCACAACGGATCGGCTGGATGCCATTCTTACCCACAAACTGTGGGGCACGTTGATTTTTCTGCTGGTGATGGCGATCATTTTTCAACTGATTTTTGCCTGGTCCGGCTATTTCATGGCACCGATCGAGCAATCGCAGGAATGGCTGAGCAATCAGGTGGAAAAGGTGCTGTCGCCCGGTTCGTTTCGCAGCCTGATTATTGATGGAATGATCAATGGCGTGGGCAGCGTGCTGATCTTTCTGCCACAAATCTGCCTGCTGTTCGGCGTGATCGCGGTACTGGAAGATTGTGGTTACATGGCACGTGCGGCTTTTCTGATGGATAAACTGATGTCCCGCTGCGGGCTGAACGGCAAATCGTTTATCCCCATGCTTTCTTCTGTTGCCTGTGCGGTGCCGGGCATCATGGCAACGCGGGTCATTGAAAATAAACGAGATCGCTTCGCAACGATTCTTGTCGCACCACTGATGAGTTGTTCGGCCCGCCTGCCGGTGTACACGCTGGTGATCTGGACTTTCCTCCGTGACCCGATCTGGCTGCCAGGACTGGTGCTGTTTGGTGCCTACATGATTGGGTTTGTCACCGCACCGCTGGTGGCGTTGGTGTTAAAACGCACCTTGCTGAAAGGTGAAGCACCCGTTTTCATTATGGAAATGCCGCCTTATCGTCGGCCACAGATCGGCTCGATTGTGCGTCGGATGTCTCGTGCCGGTACTGCCTTTGTGGTGCGGGCAGGAACGATGATTTTTGCCGCCGTCATCCTCATCTGGGCCAGTTTGTATTACCCCACGGTGAATCAGGATGGGCAATCCTACCCAGAGCAAATTCAGGTGCTGGAAGAAAAATTGGAACTGGAACCTGAAAATGAAGAATTTCTCACTAATGAGATTAATCGGGTGAAGGCAGAATGGCGGGAAAAAAGTTATCTGGGACGCACCGGTAAGGCAATGGAACCGATTTTTGCCCCACTGGGGTGGGATTGGAAAACCAACGTGGCGGTGCTGTCCAGTTTCCCCGCACGTGAAGTGATTGTGGGCACCATGGGGATGCTCTATCAGCAGGGGGATGTCGATCCGGGCGACATTCAGGATGCGGATGACCCTGGCACCACCCCATTGAGCGAAGCGATTAAGTCGGAATGGGAAGCCGATCCGTTGCGAAGTCGTTACCGCATCCCGATTGCCCTGGGGGTGATTGTTTTCTTTGCCTTGTGCTGTCAGTGCGTCTCCACCCTGGCCGTCATCCGGCGGGAAACGAAAAGCTGGTTCTGGCCCACGTTTACCTTTGTCTACATGACCGTTCTGGCCTATGTCGCCACGCTGGTGGTGGTACAGGTAGGCAAACTGATCATTGGGGGTGGCTAA
- a CDS encoding choice-of-anchor Q domain-containing protein: MLLISKLAQLFQSSTGNSTQSCRLQLEALEDRAVPATFTVNTLVDENDGIDVGNVSLREAIAAANSTAGADTINFSVTGTIILDSSLELTETGAANITTINGPEGGITISGNNAVLVFNVQSNVHVALNNLTIVNGSSTDGGGINNNGGILTISNSNLSNNSAGAGGGINNNGGTLTISNSTFSNNAAGVVGGGINNNGGILTINNSTFSNNSAFAGGGIFNGGGTLTISNSTFSNNTSDEGGGIFNTDGTLTISNSTFSNNSSNGDGGGIRNNTGTMLISNSTFSNNSATSTGGGISNNGGTLSISNSTFSNNSTVFQGGGIFNSGTLTISNSTFSNNSTDFQGGGIFNSGTLTISNSTFSNNSAGTYGGGIRQTGGTVNLFNTIIANSSSGNDFARSSGTTNGSNNIIETTNHTGGTNNLTGTITTDPNLSALGSFGGPTQTHIPLAGSPALNAGNPLFAPLTDQRGLLRDSTPDIGAVEVLQTFVVDELTDTTDGNISKGNLSLREAVDMANSNPGANTIEIAKSGIITLGSQLTLTETGAANLTTINGPTNGVTISGNNAVRVFSINIDVHSALNNLTIANGNSSFGGGINNNGTLSISNSTLSNNSASSQGGGINNDGGALTISNSTFSNNSATRFGGGIRILNGTVSISNSTLSGNRSNEDGAAIDNSDTLTLNHTTISNSISNDATDGAAIWNGNTMTVNNSIIANTTGGAGGADIFRNTGTLNGSNNIIEVIAGTGGTNNLTGTITADPMLGILADNGGPTKTHSLLAGSPAINAATGVSPLRDQRGKNRLGTADIGAFEQQPSNLYVDFGPGFGLYQRTPTSFSRLNSNQALEFLQGKDGTLFINFGAAGLYSLHPDTGYKHLHIFGPQQMMLGDDGFLYLNYGAQYGLYRWSEPTGYEFINPNPPKQMLFGPDGFLYLSYSFGLYRWSKSLPGNNFELLNTNSPDYMVFGPDGMLYIDFGAVGLWRWSKSLPGTNFELINTNNPDTMVFGPEGMLYIDFGPIGLWRWSKDLPGSNFEQLNTNNADSLYYGTDGFLYIDFGVIGLWRWSKTLPGTNFELINTNNPESMVMGNDGMLYIDFGGVGLWQWSKALPGNNFVFLNPNNPTRMLAS; encoded by the coding sequence ATGTTGCTGATTTCAAAACTTGCACAGTTATTCCAAAGTTCGACTGGTAACAGCACCCAGTCTTGTCGCCTGCAACTGGAAGCGCTCGAAGATCGGGCGGTACCTGCCACATTCACTGTGAATACGCTGGTCGATGAAAACGACGGGATTGATGTGGGGAATGTCTCGCTTCGCGAGGCAATTGCCGCCGCCAATTCTACCGCAGGTGCGGATACGATTAATTTTTCGGTTACTGGCACGATCATTCTGGATAGCTCACTGGAATTGACTGAAACCGGTGCTGCAAACATCACCACCATCAATGGCCCAGAAGGTGGAATTACCATCAGCGGCAACAACGCTGTACTTGTTTTTAATGTTCAAAGCAATGTGCATGTGGCACTCAACAATTTAACGATTGTTAACGGAAGTTCTACTGATGGCGGAGGGATTAACAACAATGGCGGTATTTTGACGATCAGCAACAGCAACCTCAGTAACAATTCTGCGGGCGCTGGTGGTGGGATTAACAACAATGGCGGTACACTGACGATCAGCAACAGCACTTTCAGTAACAATGCGGCAGGCGTTGTTGGCGGAGGGATTAACAACAATGGCGGTATTTTGACGATCAACAACAGCACTTTCAGTAACAATTCTGCGTTCGCTGGTGGTGGGATTTTCAACGGTGGCGGTACGCTGACGATCAGTAACAGCACCTTCAGTAACAATACTTCAGATGAAGGTGGTGGGATTTTCAACACTGACGGTACGCTAACGATCAGCAACAGCACATTCAGTAACAATTCTTCAAATGGTGATGGCGGTGGGATTCGCAACAATACTGGTACGATGTTGATCAGTAACAGCACCTTCAGCAACAATTCTGCAACATCTACTGGTGGTGGGATTTCAAACAATGGCGGTACGCTGTCGATCAGCAACAGCACCTTCAGTAACAATTCGACGGTCTTTCAAGGTGGTGGAATTTTCAACAGTGGCACGCTGACGATCAGCAACAGCACCTTCAGTAACAATTCGACGGACTTTCAAGGTGGTGGGATTTTCAACAGTGGCACGCTGACGATCAGCAACAGCACCTTCAGTAACAATTCTGCCGGCACTTATGGTGGTGGGATTCGCCAAACTGGTGGCACTGTCAACCTTTTCAACACCATTATTGCCAACAGCAGTTCCGGAAACGATTTTGCCCGTTCTAGTGGCACAACAAATGGCAGTAACAATATCATCGAAACCACCAACCATACCGGTGGCACCAACAATCTGACAGGCACGATTACAACAGATCCCAACCTGTCGGCACTAGGCAGTTTTGGTGGGCCCACGCAGACCCACATTCCGCTGGCGGGCAGCCCCGCGTTGAATGCTGGCAATCCCCTGTTTGCCCCACTGACCGATCAGCGGGGGCTGTTACGCGACAGCACGCCGGATATTGGTGCGGTGGAAGTGCTGCAAACGTTCGTTGTCGATGAACTAACCGACACAACGGACGGCAATATTTCGAAAGGGAACTTATCGCTGCGGGAAGCCGTTGACATGGCCAACAGCAACCCAGGGGCTAACACCATTGAAATTGCGAAATCGGGCATCATCACCCTGGGTTCCCAGTTGACCCTCACCGAAACCGGTGCGGCAAATCTTACTACGATCAACGGCCCCACCAATGGTGTTACCATCAGTGGCAACAACGCCGTGCGGGTGTTTAGTATCAACATCGATGTCCACTCGGCGCTGAACAACTTGACGATTGCCAATGGCAATTCAAGTTTTGGCGGTGGTATTAACAACAATGGCACACTGTCGATCAGCAACAGTACCCTGAGTAATAATTCTGCATCCTCTCAAGGTGGTGGTATTAACAACGATGGCGGTGCGCTGACGATCAGCAACAGCACCTTCAGCAACAATTCTGCAACCAGGTTTGGTGGTGGGATTCGCATCCTTAACGGCACTGTATCGATCAGCAACAGCACGCTGTCAGGCAATCGTTCCAATGAAGATGGTGCTGCCATTGATAATAGTGATACGTTGACTTTAAATCATACCACCATCAGCAATTCCATCAGCAACGATGCAACGGATGGGGCCGCAATCTGGAACGGCAACACAATGACCGTGAACAATTCCATTATTGCCAACACCACTGGCGGGGCAGGTGGTGCCGATATTTTCCGAAACACCGGCACATTAAATGGCAGCAACAACATTATTGAAGTAATTGCCGGTACTGGTGGCACGAATAACCTCACAGGCACCATTACCGCTGATCCGATGCTGGGCATTTTGGCCGATAACGGCGGGCCGACGAAGACACATTCTCTGCTGGCAGGCAGCCCTGCGATCAATGCTGCAACTGGAGTTTCTCCTCTGCGCGATCAACGGGGCAAGAACCGCTTGGGTACAGCCGACATTGGTGCGTTTGAACAGCAGCCATCGAATCTCTATGTCGATTTCGGCCCCGGCTTCGGGCTGTACCAACGCACGCCAACATCGTTTTCGCGCTTGAATTCCAACCAGGCCCTGGAATTTCTGCAAGGGAAAGATGGTACGCTCTTCATCAACTTTGGTGCGGCAGGGCTGTACTCGCTGCACCCCGATACCGGTTACAAGCACCTGCACATTTTTGGCCCACAGCAGATGATGCTGGGAGACGATGGCTTCCTGTACCTCAACTATGGTGCCCAGTACGGCCTGTACCGCTGGTCGGAGCCCACGGGATATGAGTTCATCAACCCCAACCCACCGAAGCAGATGCTGTTTGGCCCGGATGGGTTTCTGTACCTGTCCTATTCATTCGGGCTGTATCGCTGGTCGAAATCGCTTCCAGGGAACAATTTTGAACTGCTGAACACCAACAGCCCGGATTACATGGTGTTCGGCCCGGATGGCATGCTCTATATCGACTTCGGTGCGGTGGGACTCTGGCGCTGGTCCAAATCACTGCCAGGTACTAACTTCGAATTGATCAACACCAATAACCCCGACACGATGGTGTTTGGGCCGGAAGGAATGTTGTATATCGATTTTGGCCCGATCGGCCTGTGGCGCTGGTCGAAAGATCTGCCTGGAAGCAATTTTGAGCAATTGAACACGAATAATGCAGATAGTTTGTACTATGGCACGGACGGTTTCCTGTACATCGACTTCGGCGTAATAGGTCTTTGGCGCTGGTCGAAAACGCTCCCCGGCACCAACTTTGAGTTGATTAATACCAACAACCCGGAAAGCATGGTGATGGGCAACGATGGCATGCTCTACATCGACTTTGGTGGTGTCGGCCTGTGGCAGTGGTCGAAGGCACTGCCGGGCAACAATTTTGTGTTCCTGAACCCCAATAACCCCACAAGAATGCTGGCGAGTTAG
- a CDS encoding ferrous iron transport protein A — protein sequence MRLSDLAIGQVGIITGMGAFSASTQRLMELGVLEGEQISIVAIPPWGDPLEVEVGATRLSLRKSDAQLIEIELLPPVSS from the coding sequence ATGAGATTAAGTGACTTAGCCATTGGTCAGGTGGGGATTATCACAGGAATGGGTGCGTTTTCTGCCTCCACCCAGAGATTAATGGAACTGGGTGTGCTGGAAGGCGAGCAGATTTCCATTGTTGCCATCCCACCGTGGGGCGATCCGCTGGAAGTTGAAGTCGGTGCTACCCGCCTGAGCCTGCGAAAATCTGATGCCCAGTTAATTGAAATTGAACTTCTCCCCCCTGTGTCTTCATGA
- a CDS encoding FeoA family protein produces MIPFAQLTAGEWAEVVEIDGDACYVQHLRELGLHPGTAFQLVRHGSPAMVRVHGSVFAVRFCDECSLWVQPTQPVLINN; encoded by the coding sequence ATGATTCCGTTCGCACAATTGACCGCAGGTGAGTGGGCTGAAGTCGTGGAAATCGATGGCGATGCCTGCTATGTTCAGCATCTGCGAGAGCTGGGCCTGCACCCAGGCACCGCCTTTCAATTGGTGCGGCACGGCTCCCCTGCCATGGTGCGTGTGCATGGCAGCGTTTTTGCTGTCCGATTCTGCGATGAATGCTCACTCTGGGTGCAGCCCACCCAGCCAGTTCTGATCAACAATTGA
- a CDS encoding choice-of-anchor Q domain-containing protein, translating to MLLISKLAQLFQSSTGNSTQSRRLQLESLEDRAVPATFTVNTLVDENDGIDVGNVSLREAIAAANTTAGADTINFSVTGTIILGSELVLTETGAANITTINGPANGVTISGNNAVRVLDINNDVHVAVNNLTIVDGKSSVGGAIRNNGGTLLINNSTFRNNWATTTGGAIRNVNGSLSISNSTFSANRADTAGAAIYNDSGSTLSLNHSTITGSTGIALFNDNLVEMVNSIIANSTTSDLFRSAGTLNGTNNVIESIAGTGGTNNLTGTITADPNLSVLGSFGGPTQTHIPLAGSPALNAGNPLFAPLTDQRGLLRDSTPDIGAVELTKFTVDELTDISDGNISKGNLSLREAVDMANSNPGANTIEIAKSGVITLGSQLTLTETGAANLTTINGPTNGVTISGNNAVRVLTVNISVHAALNNLTIANGNSGSNAGGGILNDGRLTISNSTVSNNSTTNFGGGIRNGGTLTISNSTLSGNRSNNDGAAIDTSGELTLNHTTISNSISIDTANGAAVWVFGGSVTVNNSIIANTTGGAGGADIFRNTGTLNGSNNIIEVIAGTGGTNNLTGTITADPMLGVLADNGGPTQTHSLLAGSPAINAATGVSPLRDQRGMNRLGTADIGAFEQQPSNLYVDFGPGFGLYQRTPTSFSRLNSNQALEFLQGKDGTLFINFGAAGLYSLHPDTGYKHLHIFGPQQMMLGDDGFLYLNYGAQYGLYRWSEPTGYEFINPNPPKQMLFGPDGFLYLSYSFGLYRWSKTLPGNNFELINANSPDNMIFGPDGMLYIDFGAVGLWRWSKSLPGTNFELINTNNPDTMVFGPEGMLYIDFGAVGLWRWSKDLPGNNFEQLNTNNADSLYYGTDGFLYIDFGVIGLWRWSKTLPGTNFELINTNNPESMVMGNDGILYIDFGGVGLWQWSKALPGNNFVLLNPNNPTRMLAS from the coding sequence ATGTTGCTGATTTCAAAACTTGCACAGTTATTCCAAAGTTCGACTGGTAACAGCACCCAGTCTCGTCGCCTGCAACTGGAATCGCTCGAAGATCGGGCGGTACCTGCCACATTCACTGTGAATACGCTTGTCGATGAAAACGACGGCATTGATGTGGGGAATGTCTCGCTTCGCGAAGCAATTGCTGCTGCCAATACCACCGCGGGTGCGGATACGATTAATTTTTCGGTTACTGGCACGATCATTCTGGGTAGCGAACTGGTATTGACCGAAACCGGTGCTGCGAACATCACCACCATCAATGGCCCTGCGAACGGTGTGACGATCAGTGGCAACAATGCTGTTCGGGTGCTGGATATTAACAATGATGTGCATGTGGCTGTAAACAACTTGACGATTGTCGATGGTAAATCTTCAGTTGGTGGTGCCATCCGCAACAACGGTGGCACGCTGTTGATCAACAACAGTACCTTCAGAAACAACTGGGCTACAACTACTGGTGGTGCGATTAGAAATGTCAATGGATCATTGTCGATCAGTAACAGCACGTTTTCGGCAAATCGGGCGGATACAGCAGGAGCAGCCATTTATAATGATAGTGGTAGTACCCTATCATTAAATCATAGCACTATCACTGGATCGACTGGTATTGCGTTGTTCAACGACAATCTAGTAGAAATGGTCAATTCCATTATTGCCAACTCTACAACTTCGGATCTTTTCCGCAGTGCGGGAACTCTGAATGGAACCAATAATGTTATTGAATCGATTGCTGGTACGGGTGGGACCAACAACCTGACAGGCACTATCACTGCTGATCCCAATCTGTCGGTACTGGGCAGTTTTGGTGGGCCGACACAGACCCACATTCCACTGGCGGGCAGCCCCGCGTTGAATGCTGGTAATCCGCTGTTTGCCCCACTGACCGATCAACGGGGGCTGTTACGCGACAGCACGCCGGATATTGGTGCGGTGGAACTGACCAAGTTCACAGTCGATGAACTCACCGACATTTCGGACGGCAATATTTCGAAAGGGAACTTATCGCTGCGGGAAGCCGTTGACATGGCCAACAGTAACCCAGGGGCCAACACGATTGAAATTGCAAAATCGGGCGTCATCACCCTGGGCTCCCAGTTGACTCTGACCGAAACCGGTGCGGCAAATCTTACTACGATCAACGGCCCCACCAATGGTGTTACCATCAGTGGCAACAACGCCGTGCGGGTGCTGACAGTAAACATCAGCGTCCATGCCGCACTCAACAATCTGACGATTGCGAATGGGAATTCTGGAAGCAATGCAGGCGGTGGGATTTTAAACGATGGTAGGCTGACGATCAGCAACAGTACCGTCAGCAATAATTCTACAACCAATTTTGGTGGTGGGATTCGCAACGGCGGCACGCTGACGATCAGCAACAGTACGTTGTCGGGCAATCGTTCAAATAATGATGGTGCCGCTATTGATACTAGTGGAGAGTTGACTTTAAACCATACCACCATCAGCAATTCCATCAGCATCGACACAGCGAACGGTGCCGCGGTATGGGTCTTTGGTGGATCGGTGACCGTGAACAATTCCATTATTGCCAACACCACTGGCGGGGCAGGTGGTGCCGATATTTTCCGAAACACCGGCACATTAAATGGCAGCAACAACATCATTGAAGTGATTGCTGGCACGGGTGGGACCAACAACCTGACAGGCACGATTACCGCTGATCCGATGCTTGGGGTATTGGCCGATAACGGCGGGCCGACCCAGACTCATTCTCTGCTGGCTGGCAGTCCCGCGATTAATGCTGCCACCGGAGTTTCTCCTCTGCGCGATCAACGGGGCATGAACCGCTTGGGTACAGCCGACATTGGAGCGTTTGAACAGCAGCCATCGAATCTCTATGTCGATTTCGGGCCCGGCTTCGGTCTGTACCAACGCACCCCAACATCGTTTTCGCGCTTGAATTCCAACCAGGCCCTGGAATTTCTGCAAGGGAAAGATGGTACGCTCTTCATCAACTTTGGTGCGGCAGGGCTGTACTCGCTGCACCCCGATACCGGTTACAAGCACCTGCACATTTTTGGCCCACAGCAGATGATGCTGGGAGACGATGGCTTCCTGTACCTCAACTATGGTGCCCAGTACGGCCTTTACCGCTGGTCGGAGCCCACGGGATATGAGTTCATCAACCCCAACCCACCGAAGCAGATGCTGTTTGGCCCGGATGGGTTTCTGTACCTGTCCTATTCATTCGGGCTGTATCGCTGGTCGAAAACGCTGCCAGGCAACAATTTTGAACTCATCAATGCCAACAGTCCGGACAATATGATTTTCGGCCCGGATGGCATGCTCTATATCGACTTCGGTGCGGTGGGCCTCTGGCGCTGGTCCAAATCACTGCCAGGTACTAACTTCGAATTGATCAACACCAATAACCCCGACACGATGGTGTTTGGTCCGGAAGGAATGCTCTATATCGATTTTGGTGCGGTGGGCCTTTGGCGCTGGTCGAAAGATCTTCCGGGAAACAACTTTGAGCAATTGAACACGAATAATGCAGATAGTTTGTACTATGGCACGGACGGTTTCCTGTACATCGACTTCGGCGTAATAGGTCTTTGGCGCTGGTCGAAAACGCTCCCCGGCACCAACTTTGAGTTGATCAATACCAACAACCCGGAAAGCATGGTGATGGGCAACGATGGCATCCTGTACATCGACTTTGGTGGTGTCGGCCTGTGGCAGTGGTCGAAGGCACTGCCGGGCAACAATTTTGTGCTCCTGAACCCCAATAACCCCACCCGCATGCTGGCGAGTTAG
- a CDS encoding phosphonoacetaldehyde reductase: MPFNHLPAILHEVGCLQQLPAMIDPQRQFRVLVIADRHAYDLTGAAELFGSYFPASHLAHFHDFEPNPKYQDVQRGTASFQAFQPDLVLAFGGGSAIDVAKVIARYAALGDQLAAHIRGEIPFTPSGPPLIAIPTTAGTGSEATHFAVIYLDGAKYSLAHPNLLPTMVVLDASLTAQLPPGITSASGLDALCQALESLWAVGGTPESAEYARQAAHLAWAHLENAVCHSTMEDRQAMLSAAHLAGKAINIGKTTGPHAFSYALTSKFGVPHGWAVAMVFSTFLRFNAQVGPHDCLHPGGVAKIHQSITEIVQILGAKDVDQACAVWEQLLQRVQCPTRLSQVGVSAGDLPMLLDAVNPERVANNPRRLQVGALLPLLMNMF; the protein is encoded by the coding sequence ATGCCTTTCAACCATTTACCGGCCATACTGCACGAAGTGGGGTGTTTGCAACAACTTCCGGCGATGATTGATCCTCAACGGCAATTTCGCGTGCTGGTAATTGCGGATCGACACGCCTACGACCTTACTGGTGCAGCCGAACTGTTTGGCAGCTATTTTCCGGCATCGCACCTGGCACATTTTCATGATTTTGAACCGAATCCCAAATATCAGGATGTCCAGCGTGGGACTGCCAGCTTTCAGGCATTTCAGCCCGACCTGGTTCTGGCGTTTGGTGGGGGTTCTGCCATCGATGTGGCGAAAGTAATTGCCCGATATGCCGCACTGGGGGACCAGCTAGCAGCCCACATTCGTGGGGAAATCCCGTTCACACCCAGTGGCCCACCACTGATTGCCATTCCCACCACGGCGGGCACAGGCAGTGAAGCGACCCATTTTGCCGTGATCTATCTGGATGGGGCGAAATATTCGCTGGCGCACCCGAATCTGCTCCCCACGATGGTGGTGCTGGATGCCAGTCTGACTGCACAGTTACCGCCGGGCATTACCAGTGCCTCTGGCCTGGACGCACTGTGCCAGGCTCTGGAATCGCTCTGGGCCGTCGGTGGCACACCGGAATCGGCGGAATATGCACGGCAAGCAGCCCATCTGGCGTGGGCACATCTCGAAAATGCCGTTTGCCACTCCACGATGGAGGACCGTCAGGCGATGCTTTCTGCAGCCCACCTGGCTGGCAAGGCGATCAACATTGGCAAAACAACGGGCCCACATGCATTCAGTTACGCACTGACCAGTAAGTTCGGGGTGCCCCATGGTTGGGCAGTGGCAATGGTTTTCAGCACCTTTCTCCGTTTCAACGCCCAGGTGGGGCCCCACGATTGCCTGCACCCAGGTGGGGTAGCAAAGATTCACCAAAGTATCACAGAAATTGTGCAGATCCTGGGTGCAAAAGATGTAGACCAAGCATGTGCCGTGTGGGAGCAGTTGCTTCAACGGGTACAATGCCCCACGCGATTGTCTCAGGTGGGAGTCAGCGCAGGCGATCTGCCAATGTTACTCGACGCGGTTAATCCAGAACGAGTGGCCAACAATCCACGTCGCCTGCAGGTGGGTGCGTTGCTGCCACTTTTAATGAATATGTTTTAA
- a CDS encoding glycerophosphodiester phosphodiesterase, with the protein MRIAFTITLMTLLSPAFGVEIIGHRGASFDAPENTLASVELSWKQQADGTEIDVYLSKDGEIVVLHDKDTKRTAGKAGLVHEMTVAELQQLDVGSWKSPKFANERIPTLQQVLKTIPQGKRLFIEVKCGPEIAEKLDAVLQANKRPKEETVIISFNSDVIAAMEKRRPDLVSYWIVSLNTSKVKPKAPTAASLIKKAKEIGADGLDLSANASVLDAEYAKAILDAKLKLCVWTVNDVELAKKMIAVGVEGITTDRPGWLREQLQK; encoded by the coding sequence ATGAGAATTGCTTTCACAATCACGCTGATGACACTGCTTTCCCCTGCTTTTGGTGTTGAAATCATTGGCCACCGTGGTGCGTCGTTTGACGCACCCGAAAACACGCTGGCAAGCGTAGAACTTTCCTGGAAGCAGCAGGCAGATGGCACCGAAATTGATGTGTATCTCAGCAAAGATGGCGAAATTGTGGTGCTGCACGACAAAGACACGAAACGCACCGCAGGCAAGGCGGGGCTGGTGCACGAAATGACCGTTGCCGAATTACAACAACTGGATGTGGGCAGTTGGAAATCGCCCAAATTTGCCAACGAACGGATTCCCACGCTGCAACAGGTGCTGAAAACGATTCCACAGGGGAAGCGGTTGTTTATTGAAGTGAAATGTGGGCCGGAAATCGCCGAAAAGCTCGATGCGGTGCTGCAAGCCAACAAACGACCCAAAGAAGAAACCGTCATCATCAGTTTTAATTCCGATGTGATTGCTGCGATGGAAAAACGCCGACCAGACCTGGTCAGTTATTGGATTGTCAGCCTGAATACCTCGAAAGTGAAGCCAAAGGCTCCCACCGCAGCCTCGCTGATCAAAAAAGCGAAGGAAATTGGTGCGGATGGGCTGGATTTATCTGCCAATGCCAGCGTTCTGGATGCAGAATACGCCAAAGCAATTCTGGATGCCAAATTAAAATTGTGCGTCTGGACAGTCAATGATGTGGAACTCGCGAAAAAAATGATCGCGGTGGGGGTGGAAGGGATCACCACCGATCGTCCGGGCTGGCTCCGCGAACAGTTACAGAAGTAG